The Pecten maximus chromosome 11, xPecMax1.1, whole genome shotgun sequence genome has a segment encoding these proteins:
- the LOC117337768 gene encoding kelch-like protein 36, translated as MNNCLYVVGGCFNDNMQEIVHNYGFKYDPATHAWSSISPMRSERCRFFLAEVKGKLYAIGGDPSASNPLAEDAAPCECYNPEENSWTPILSMPINRSQHAGVAVGDFLYVSGGLQDIEEETFSDFYKYDTNSNIWTTLPPMLMPRADHTLFVYNGLIHVIGGWYEDLANQQRRMAANIDRFIEDENRWETVGVVPHPRLYATYSVVEGSVSVIGGWINGDYMRKAHTIQTYDLVTGNWTEEDSRQIELWEHSVCSMYIPDWDHT; from the coding sequence ATGAACAATTGTCTTTATGTTGTCGGCGGCTGTTTCAATGACAACATGCAGGAAATCGTCCATAACTATGGTTTTAAATACGACCCTGCAACCCACGCGTGGAGTTCTATTTCTCCGATGAGATCTGAACGCTGTCGTTTTTTTCTAGCTGAGGTCAAAGGAAAACTTTATGCAATCGGTGGTGATCCTTCAGCTAGTAACCCTCTTGCAGAGGATGCGGCTCCGTGTGAGTGCTATAATCCTGAGGAAAACAGTTGGACTCCGATCTTGTCAATGCCGATCAATCGGTCACAGCATGCTGGGGTGGCAGTTGGCGACTTCCTATATGTCTCAGGCGGACTACAAGACATTGAAGAAGAAACTTTCTCTGACTTCTATAAGTATGATACAAACTCCAACATCTGGACCACTCTGCCCCCGATGTTGATGCCACGGGCAGACCACACACTATTCGTATATAACGGTCTGATACATGTGATTGGTGGATGGTACGAGGATCTGGCCAATCAGCAGCGGCGTATGGCAGCAAACATAGACCGGTTCATTGAAGATGAGAATCGGTGGGAGACTGTGGGCGTTGTTCCCCATCCCCGTCTATATGCGACTTACTCCGTAGTTGAAGGCAGTGTCTCTGTCATTGGTGGCTGGATTAATGGGGACTACATGAGGAAGGCACATACGATTCAGACATATGATCTAGTGACCGGAAACTGGACAGAGGAAGATAGTAGACAGATAGAGCTTTGGGAACATAGTGTATGTTCTATGTACATACCAGATTGGGATCACACCTAG